In Capsicum annuum cultivar UCD-10X-F1 chromosome 7, UCD10Xv1.1, whole genome shotgun sequence, one genomic interval encodes:
- the LOC107878525 gene encoding serine/threonine-protein kinase WAG1 — translation MEELDTLYPPDSDLDLSFTSCASINTTTTDRTLSARSSLARSSLTLSFNDRLSCTSTANNPSAEIPNFHRRAHRQHDQNWSAIKAVTTLSSDGALHLRHLKLHRLVGSGNLGRVFLCRLRDYDHANFALKVIDRDSLTAKKLSHVQTEAEILSSLDHPFLPTLYAHLEVSHYTCLLIDFCPNGDLHSLLRKQPGNRLPIESVRFYATEVLIALEYLHSLGIVYRDLKPENILIREDGHIMLSDFDLCFKSEVSPKLDFTTRTQQQQRSRNRCRFYNHRLKEEIVTEFVAEPTSAFSGSCVGTHEYLAPEIISGTGHGNGVDWWAFGVLLYELLYGTTPFKGNSKECTLRNIASSKGVKFYFDEVTQNDDTEIKDLIEKLLVKDPRRRLGCARGATDIKRHPFFAEIKWPLIRTYRPPEVRGITIKRTKSKAHVTSHVTGLSSSPRRRRCLWKRLGYLMRIKGSKYNLNANHNYYCHTNYNKVSKCV, via the coding sequence ATGGAAGAGTTAGATACACTATATCCTCCTGATTCAGATCTTGATCTCAGCTTTACGAGCTGTGCTTcaattaatacaacaacaactgaTCGTACACTTAGTGCGCGAAGTAGTTTGGCTCGTAGTAGCCTTACATTGAGTTTTAACGATCGCTTGTCATGTACATCAACTGCAAACAATCCATCTGCTGAAATTCCCAACTTCCATCGTCGTGCTCACCGTCAGCACGACCAAAACTGGTCTGCTATTAAGGCAGTGACAACACTTTCCTCCGATGGTGCTCTTCATCTCCGGCACCTCAAGCTGCATCGCCTTGTTGGCTCAGGAAACCTTGGCCGTGTTTTCCTCTGTCGCCTTCGCGACTATGATCATGCGAACTTTGCTCTTAAGGTGATTGACAGGGACTCTCTTACGGCGAAAAAACTGTCTCATGTTCAAACGGAGGCGGAGATTCTTTCTTCTTTAGATCATCCTTTTCTCCCAACACTTTACGCACATTTAGAAGTATCACATTATACTTGCTTGTTAATCGATTTTTGCCCTAATGGTGATCTACATTCCTTGCTTCGAAAGCAACCTGGTAACCGGCTACCTATTGAATCGGTCAGATTCTACGCAACTGAAGTACTCATAGCTCTCGAGTATCTACATTCCCTTGGAATTGTCTATCGTGACTTAAAACCAGAAAACATTCTCATTCGCGAAGACGGACACATCATGCTTTCGGATTTCGATTTGTGCTTCAAATCTGAAGTCTCTCCGAAGCTAGACTTCACCACTcgtacacaacaacaacaacgatcTAGAAACAGATGCAGATTTTACAATCACCGCCTAAAGGAAGAAATAGTAACCGAGTTTGTAGCAGAACCAACGTCTGCATTTTCCGGATCATGCGTAGGAACACACGAGTATTTAGCACCGGAGATCATCAGTGGTACCGGACATGGCAATGGTGTAGACTGGTGGGCGTTTGGTGTTTTACTATACGAGTTGTTATATGGTACGACGCCGTTTAAGGGGAACAGTAAAGAGTGCACACTGCGCAATATAGCATCTAGCAAAGGCGTAAAGTTTTACTTTGACGAAGTTACTCAAAATGATGATACTGAAATTAAAGATTTAATAGAGAAATTATTAGTAAAGGATCCACGGAGGAGGCTAGGATGCGCCAGGGGTGCAACGGATATTAAACGTCACCCATTTTTCGCCGAAATAAAATGGCCGTTGATCAGAACTTACCGGCCACCGGAAGTGCGGGGAATAACTATAAAGAGAACGAAGAGTAAAGCGCACGTGACCAGTCACGTGACTGGATTATCATCTTCACCAAGAAGAAGGCGTTGCTTATGGAAAAGGTTGGGTTATTTAATGAGGATTAAGGGATCTAAGTATAATTTAAATGCTAATCATAATTATTA